From Vagococcus jeotgali, one genomic window encodes:
- a CDS encoding PIN/TRAM domain-containing protein, translated as MQKKIYIVIMAIIGFSLGVNYLPVFWETLYSPVQEWLDNEMTNGIIGAIIFIIIASLTYSYLSKLIKKIEKFITEQSLFDLLFVSVSTIIGLLLGALISIPFYSLNILVPALIMLVMGFLGYRVGTMKGDDFKKLFAAKPKKGTEDIIDKKLDENYNKYKILDTSVIIDGRIYDVAKTGFIEGTLLIPNFVLYELQYIADSGDSLKRVRGRRGLDILNALQKEPDISVEMYEGDFEDIQEVDSKLIKLAKLLDGVVVTNDYNLNKVSEFQNVPVFNINALANAIKPVVIPGETMEVMVMKDGTERQQGVAYLDDGTMVVVEDGKHFMNEKIKVVVTSALQTAAGRMIFAKPSHSQTTIKGDS; from the coding sequence ATGCAGAAAAAAATATACATTGTCATTATGGCAATCATTGGGTTTAGTTTAGGCGTGAACTATTTACCTGTTTTTTGGGAGACCCTTTATTCGCCTGTACAAGAATGGTTAGATAACGAAATGACAAACGGAATTATTGGAGCCATTATTTTTATTATTATTGCAAGTTTGACGTATAGCTATCTATCTAAATTAATTAAAAAAATTGAGAAGTTTATTACAGAACAAAGTCTATTTGATTTGTTATTTGTGAGTGTAAGTACAATCATTGGCCTGTTATTAGGTGCTTTAATATCGATTCCGTTTTACTCTTTAAATATTTTAGTTCCAGCTTTAATTATGTTAGTGATGGGATTTTTAGGTTATAGAGTGGGGACGATGAAGGGAGATGACTTTAAGAAGTTATTTGCTGCTAAGCCTAAAAAAGGTACAGAAGATATTATTGATAAAAAATTAGATGAAAACTACAACAAGTATAAAATATTAGATACAAGTGTGATTATTGATGGGCGTATTTATGATGTTGCTAAAACAGGATTTATTGAAGGGACGTTATTAATTCCTAATTTTGTTTTGTATGAGCTACAATATATTGCTGATTCTGGTGACAGCTTAAAACGTGTGAGGGGTCGCCGTGGTTTAGATATTTTAAATGCTCTTCAAAAAGAACCTGATATTTCAGTTGAAATGTATGAAGGTGATTTTGAGGATATTCAAGAAGTGGATAGCAAATTAATTAAGTTAGCTAAGTTGTTGGATGGTGTGGTTGTGACAAATGACTATAACCTAAATAAAGTGAGTGAGTTTCAAAACGTGCCAGTATTTAATATTAATGCTTTAGCTAATGCGATTAAGCCTGTTGTCATACCAGGAGAAACAATGGAAGTGATGGTGATGAAAGACGGAACAGAACGCCAGCAAGGTGTTGCTTACTTAGATGATGGTACGATGGTTGTGGTAGAAGATGGGAAACATTTCATGAATGAAAAGATTAAAGTCGTCGTGACAAGTGCCTTACAAACAGCAGCAGGTCGCATGATTTTTGCTAAGCCAAGTCATTCTCAAACAACGATTAAAGGTGATTCTTAA
- the gltX gene encoding glutamate--tRNA ligase translates to MANKVRVRYAPSPTGHLHIGNARTALFNYLFARHNNGDFVIRIEDTDQKRNIEGGEKSQLDNLAWLNIDWDESPENPGEYGPYRQSERQDLYLPLIDQLLASNLAYKCYCTEEELEVDREIQRSHNQIPRYNGKCAHLTPEQQATKEAQGIKPVVRFRVPKGSEYTFNDMVKGNITFEADSVGGDFVILKRDGMPTYNFAVAVDDYLMKITHVLRGDDHIANTPKQLMVYEAFGWTPPTFGHMTLIINSETGKKLSKRDETILQFIEQYRDLGYQPEAMFNFISLLGWSPVGEDEIFSQEEFIKMFDADRLGKSPAAFDNKKLEWISNQYMKQLDSKVMAEMCLPFLIKDGLVEENPTPEKLAWVEELVSLYQPQMSFASEIVDLSGLFFSEVLAFDDAAVSVLKEEQVPTVLEAFKVALTEIEAFDVPSIKKAIKAVQKETGVKGKQLFMPIRVAVSGQMHGPELAETILLLGKEKVFDHIDQAMKEIQG, encoded by the coding sequence ATGGCAAACAAAGTAAGAGTGCGTTATGCACCAAGTCCAACAGGACATCTACATATAGGAAATGCAAGAACAGCATTATTTAACTATCTATTCGCTCGTCACAATAACGGAGATTTCGTAATAAGAATCGAAGATACCGATCAAAAACGTAATATTGAAGGTGGAGAAAAAAGCCAATTAGATAATTTAGCTTGGTTAAATATTGACTGGGATGAATCCCCTGAAAATCCAGGAGAGTACGGCCCTTACCGTCAATCTGAAAGACAAGATTTATACTTACCCTTAATCGATCAATTATTAGCAAGTAATTTAGCATATAAGTGTTACTGTACTGAAGAAGAATTAGAAGTTGATCGTGAAATTCAAAGAAGTCACAATCAAATTCCACGTTATAACGGGAAATGTGCTCATTTAACACCAGAACAACAAGCTACTAAAGAAGCTCAAGGGATTAAGCCAGTTGTCCGCTTTAGAGTTCCTAAAGGTAGTGAGTATACGTTTAATGATATGGTTAAAGGTAATATCACCTTTGAAGCAGACAGTGTTGGTGGGGATTTTGTTATTTTAAAACGTGATGGTATGCCGACATATAACTTTGCTGTAGCAGTGGATGATTATTTAATGAAAATCACTCATGTACTACGTGGGGATGATCATATTGCTAACACACCTAAGCAATTAATGGTGTATGAAGCATTTGGTTGGACACCGCCAACGTTTGGTCATATGACGTTAATTATTAACAGTGAAACTGGTAAAAAGTTAAGTAAACGTGATGAAACGATTTTACAATTTATCGAACAATACCGTGATTTAGGTTATCAACCAGAAGCCATGTTTAACTTCATCAGCTTACTTGGTTGGTCACCAGTTGGGGAAGATGAAATTTTCAGTCAAGAGGAATTTATTAAGATGTTTGATGCTGATCGTTTAGGTAAATCCCCAGCAGCTTTTGATAATAAAAAACTTGAATGGATTAGTAATCAATATATGAAACAACTTGATTCAAAAGTGATGGCAGAGATGTGTCTACCATTTTTAATCAAAGATGGCTTAGTGGAAGAAAATCCAACACCAGAAAAATTAGCATGGGTTGAAGAGTTGGTGAGCTTATACCAACCACAAATGAGTTTTGCAAGTGAGATTGTTGATTTATCAGGTTTATTCTTTAGTGAAGTATTAGCTTTTGATGATGCTGCTGTTAGTGTATTAAAAGAAGAGCAAGTTCCAACTGTTCTTGAAGCTTTTAAAGTAGCTTTAACTGAGATAGAAGCTTTTGACGTACCTAGTATTAAAAAAGCTATTAAAGCTGTTCAAAAAGAAACAGGTGTCAAAGGAAAACAATTATTTATGCCAATTCGTGTAGCTGTGAGTGGTCAAATGCATGGTCCAGAATTAGCTGAAACAATTCTATTACTTGGAAAAGAAAAAGTCTTTGATCATATTGATCAAGCAATGAAAGAAATACAAGGATAA
- the cysS gene encoding cysteine--tRNA ligase, which translates to MSIVIYNTLTRKKEEFKPLKPNEVSMYLCGPTVYNYIHIGNARSTVAFDTIRRYFEYRGYSVTYVSNFTDVDDKIIRTAKEEGLTTKALADKYIEAFKEDTEKLNIQPANLHPRVIDHIDDIIAFVEELIEKGYAYESEGGVYFKTREFGNYGQLSNKTIDELEVGASQRTGDEQAKKIDPIDFALWKQAKEGEVSWKSPWGEGRPGWHIECSVMATKHLGATIDIHAGGQDLEFPHHENEIAQSEAKTGKTFANYWMHNAYLTVGESGEKMSKSLGNFVTAHELMKTVSPEVVRFALSTTHYRRPMPFNEVILQEATANLTRIKNSYEASKFRIDLASEYLEDDTHMMDQIYKLRDMFIQEMDDDFNAANGITAVYSLVKELNLYLERKELSKVVLSIFQETLEELLLIFGIDLKKDNDLLDEEIDNLIKERVEARVNKDFARSDEIRDMLKEQGIILKDTPQGTRWSRKS; encoded by the coding sequence ATGAGTATTGTCATTTATAATACCTTAACTCGTAAAAAAGAAGAATTTAAACCATTAAAACCAAATGAAGTGAGCATGTATTTATGTGGCCCGACTGTTTATAATTATATTCATATAGGTAATGCTAGAAGTACAGTGGCTTTTGATACAATCCGTCGTTACTTTGAGTACCGTGGTTATAGTGTAACGTATGTATCGAATTTTACTGATGTAGATGATAAAATTATTCGCACAGCTAAAGAAGAAGGACTAACAACAAAAGCTTTGGCAGATAAATATATTGAGGCATTTAAGGAAGATACGGAAAAATTAAATATTCAACCTGCAAACTTACACCCTCGTGTGATTGATCATATTGATGACATTATTGCTTTTGTTGAAGAGTTGATTGAAAAAGGCTATGCTTATGAATCCGAGGGGGGTGTTTATTTTAAAACCCGCGAATTTGGTAACTATGGACAGTTAAGTAATAAAACTATTGATGAATTAGAGGTAGGAGCTAGTCAACGTACAGGTGATGAACAAGCTAAAAAAATTGATCCAATTGACTTTGCTTTATGGAAGCAAGCTAAAGAAGGAGAAGTATCATGGAAGTCACCTTGGGGAGAGGGACGTCCTGGTTGGCATATTGAGTGTTCAGTTATGGCTACAAAGCATTTAGGAGCAACGATTGATATTCATGCTGGAGGACAAGATTTAGAGTTTCCTCATCATGAAAATGAAATCGCTCAAAGTGAAGCCAAAACAGGTAAGACGTTTGCTAATTACTGGATGCATAATGCTTACTTAACAGTTGGTGAGTCAGGTGAGAAGATGAGTAAGTCTTTAGGTAATTTTGTCACAGCCCATGAGCTTATGAAAACTGTTTCTCCTGAGGTTGTCCGTTTTGCTCTATCAACAACTCATTATAGAAGACCAATGCCCTTTAATGAAGTGATTCTTCAAGAAGCAACAGCTAATTTGACTAGAATAAAAAATAGTTATGAGGCTAGTAAATTTAGAATAGACTTAGCAAGTGAATACTTAGAAGATGATACTCATATGATGGATCAAATCTATAAATTAAGAGACATGTTTATTCAAGAGATGGATGATGATTTTAATGCAGCTAATGGAATCACAGCTGTTTATAGTTTAGTTAAAGAATTGAATTTATATCTTGAAAGAAAAGAGCTATCAAAAGTAGTGCTATCTATTTTCCAAGAAACATTGGAAGAATTATTACTTATTTTTGGTATTGATCTAAAAAAAGATAATGATCTATTGGATGAAGAAATTGATAACTTAATTAAAGAGCGTGTTGAGGCAAGAGTCAATAAAGATTTTGCTAGAAGTGATGAGATTCGTGACATGTTAAAAGAGCAGGGAATTATATTGAAAGATACCCCTCAAGGAACAAGATGGAGTAGAAAGTCATGA
- a CDS encoding Mini-ribonuclease 3 — MTKEKDYNLLSGLTLAYVGDAIYETYIRDYLVRSGHTRPNQLHRMATNYVSAKGQHYLIEKMMETDMLSEEELKVYKRGRNAKSHTSAKNTSVFVYRSSTGFEALMGYLHLTGQKMRMEELITWCIKEIGEKTNE, encoded by the coding sequence ATGACAAAAGAAAAAGATTATAATTTATTAAGTGGATTGACATTAGCATATGTGGGTGATGCTATTTATGAAACCTATATCCGTGATTACTTAGTGAGATCAGGGCATACTCGTCCTAATCAACTACACCGCATGGCAACAAACTATGTATCAGCCAAAGGACAACATTATTTAATCGAAAAGATGATGGAGACTGATATGCTCTCAGAAGAGGAGTTAAAAGTATACAAACGTGGGCGTAATGCTAAAAGTCATACGAGTGCTAAAAACACCTCAGTATTTGTATATCGCTCGTCAACTGGATTTGAAGCATTAATGGGTTATTTACATTTGACTGGTCAAAAGATGAGGATGGAAGAGTTAATCACTTGGTGTATTAAAGAAATAGGAGAGAAGACAAATGAGTAG
- the rlmB gene encoding 23S rRNA (guanosine(2251)-2'-O)-methyltransferase RlmB produces MSRQRREKPDFSKKNHHKKSRDNHRGKQAQRDMLVEESEEATLEDTVIGKHATTEALKENRGNKLFLQEDIKGSRIEELKQLAQEKSVSIKWVPKTKLDEMVDGANHQGIVMKTTPYEYLSLSELLEKTKEKENRFFLILDSIMDPHNLGSMLRTADAVNVDGVIIPKHRAVGVTPVVVKTSTGAVEHIPIARVTNLSQTVKELKEHNIWVFGTDMTGTDYREWNVSGDIALIIGNEGKGMGQALKKEVDEMITIPIEGHVQSLNAGVAAGLLMYEVYRKRS; encoded by the coding sequence ATGAGTAGACAAAGAAGAGAAAAACCAGATTTTAGTAAAAAAAATCATCACAAAAAGTCACGAGACAACCACCGAGGAAAACAAGCTCAACGCGATATGTTGGTTGAAGAGAGTGAAGAGGCGACACTAGAGGACACGGTGATTGGCAAACATGCTACTACTGAGGCATTAAAAGAAAACCGTGGTAACAAATTATTTTTACAAGAAGATATTAAAGGAAGTAGAATTGAAGAGTTAAAACAACTAGCTCAGGAAAAATCCGTCTCAATTAAATGGGTACCAAAAACCAAATTAGATGAGATGGTAGACGGAGCAAATCATCAAGGGATAGTTATGAAAACAACACCTTATGAGTATTTATCTTTATCTGAATTATTAGAAAAAACAAAAGAAAAAGAAAATCGTTTCTTTTTAATATTAGATAGTATTATGGATCCACATAATTTAGGATCAATGCTTCGTACGGCTGATGCAGTTAATGTAGATGGTGTCATTATTCCAAAACATCGTGCCGTTGGTGTGACACCTGTCGTTGTAAAAACGTCAACTGGGGCTGTGGAGCATATTCCTATTGCTCGTGTGACCAATCTTTCTCAAACAGTGAAAGAATTAAAAGAACATAATATTTGGGTATTTGGAACAGACATGACAGGTACGGATTATCGTGAGTGGAATGTATCTGGTGATATTGCTTTAATTATTGGTAATGAAGGAAAAGGGATGGGACAAGCTCTTAAAAAAGAAGTTGATGAGATGATTACCATTCCCATTGAAGGACACGTTCAAAGCTTAAATGCTGGTGTAGCAGCTGGACTTCTCATGTATGAAGTTTACCGTAAACGTTCTTAG
- a CDS encoding NYN domain-containing protein: protein MKHQVLFVDGYNMIGAWPELNRLKKTDRLKEARDRLLFILSNYAKYKGIEIIVVFDAQLVPGIQTTFDEYGMTVIFTKEDETADTYIEREASQRINALTHVRVATSDMAEQWIIFSKGALRVSARELFNEIKETKRMIKSDTEDYRYQNLRRNSPWTSDQMTQLQNLLMELNDD from the coding sequence TTGAAGCATCAAGTCTTATTTGTAGATGGTTATAATATGATTGGTGCCTGGCCAGAATTAAACCGATTAAAAAAAACAGATCGCTTAAAAGAGGCAAGAGATAGATTGTTATTTATCCTTTCAAATTATGCAAAGTATAAAGGAATCGAGATTATTGTTGTTTTTGATGCCCAGCTGGTCCCTGGTATCCAAACTACTTTCGATGAATATGGTATGACAGTTATTTTTACTAAGGAAGATGAGACAGCAGATACTTATATTGAACGAGAAGCCAGTCAAAGAATCAATGCCTTAACCCATGTTCGTGTAGCTACAAGTGATATGGCAGAGCAGTGGATCATTTTCTCAAAAGGAGCTTTGAGAGTTTCTGCTAGAGAATTATTTAATGAGATTAAAGAAACAAAACGCATGATTAAGTCTGATACAGAAGATTATCGTTATCAAAATTTGAGGCGTAATAGTCCTTGGACATCAGATCAAATGACACAATTACAAAATTTATTAATGGAGCTAAACGACGACTAG
- a CDS encoding sigma factor has product MDKALESLINKAKNGCQDSLCDIFEMYKPIVLKIRHRTYLKDYDLDDWLQEGRISCLQSVETFDATRGVTFGNYFKGNFTRHTYSLIRKQEAKKRKSPDVVISFDDYIKSEEMTRLDITTVGNVEYIFIRESIETFSADLSEFERQSFLKILSSDSDMILSEQELRALSRAKRKLKKHLL; this is encoded by the coding sequence ATGGATAAAGCACTAGAAAGTTTAATTAATAAAGCTAAAAATGGCTGTCAAGATTCTTTATGTGACATTTTTGAGATGTATAAACCAATTGTTTTGAAAATTCGCCATCGTACATATTTAAAAGATTATGATTTAGATGATTGGTTACAAGAAGGTAGAATATCATGTTTGCAATCTGTAGAGACCTTTGATGCAACTCGTGGTGTGACTTTTGGAAATTATTTTAAAGGCAATTTTACTCGTCATACCTATAGTTTGATTAGAAAACAAGAAGCTAAAAAAAGAAAAAGTCCCGATGTGGTGATCTCTTTTGATGATTATATCAAGTCAGAAGAGATGACACGTCTTGATATCACGACGGTAGGAAATGTGGAATATATTTTTATTCGAGAAAGCATTGAAACATTTAGTGCCGATTTATCAGAGTTTGAGAGGCAATCTTTTTTAAAAATATTATCGTCTGATTCGGATATGATTTTATCGGAGCAGGAATTACGAGCCTTAAGCCGAGCAAAACGTAAATTAAAAAAACATTTACTCTAA
- a CDS encoding Veg family protein: MSISIATIKEELENKVGSRIKLVVQTGRKRQTERHGVLSEIYPSVFIVNLDQDENSFERVSYSYADILTHSVEVKFHDHTEEPVE, encoded by the coding sequence ATGTCTATAAGTATCGCGACAATTAAAGAAGAGTTAGAAAATAAAGTTGGGAGCCGTATTAAGTTAGTTGTTCAAACTGGCCGAAAACGACAAACTGAACGACATGGAGTCTTATCAGAGATATATCCATCTGTATTTATTGTAAATCTAGATCAGGATGAAAATTCATTTGAGAGAGTATCATATAGTTATGCTGATATATTAACTCATTCAGTAGAAGTAAAGTTTCATGATCACACAGAAGAACCAGTGGAATAA
- a CDS encoding low molecular weight protein-tyrosine-phosphatase → MKVLFVCLGNICRSPMAEAVFREKVSKEGLDDVIQLSSRATSNWNEGDMPHRGTRRKLDAKGIDYDGIISEQIQDKDFEDYDYIIGMDQQNVEDLKQLAPDKSYHDKIYPFLSEVVGLDYQEVPDPYYTGDFDETFSLVDKGSQAWLDYFLNCNIKLATLIKISKYQCYFIEPLTYQHVLIFRF, encoded by the coding sequence ATGAAGGTACTATTTGTCTGTTTAGGAAATATTTGCCGCTCTCCTATGGCAGAAGCAGTTTTTAGAGAAAAAGTGAGTAAAGAAGGATTAGATGATGTGATTCAACTATCATCAAGAGCAACTAGTAATTGGAATGAAGGAGATATGCCGCATAGAGGAACGAGACGAAAATTAGATGCTAAAGGCATAGATTATGATGGGATTATATCAGAACAAATCCAAGATAAAGATTTTGAAGACTATGATTATATTATCGGAATGGATCAACAAAATGTAGAGGATTTAAAGCAATTAGCACCAGATAAATCATATCACGATAAAATTTACCCTTTTTTATCTGAAGTAGTGGGACTTGATTATCAAGAAGTTCCAGATCCGTACTACACTGGAGATTTTGACGAAACATTTAGCTTGGTAGATAAAGGAAGTCAAGCCTGGTTAGATTATTTTCTAAATTGCAACATTAAGTTAGCCACTCTGATAAAAATATCTAAATATCAGTGTTATTTTATTGAACCCCTTACTTACCAACATGTTTTGATCTTTAGATTTTGA
- a CDS encoding IS30 family transposase encodes MVKIKNNTKTSSYKHLSLKERQLIEVWHNMGDSNREIGRRLGRHHQTISNELKRGTTTQIKENKKPKQLYFADTGQAKYIENRKRCGSKSKLVSAVDFINYACKQMIDFNWSPDAIVGFIKSLGTWDKPIVSTKTLYNYIDKGFLPVRNHHLKMKVRLSPKKKRSRQHKKALGKSIDERPSKIDSRQEFGHWEIDSVIGSKSKDDNALLTLVERKTRYMITVVLDDHTEESVSYAIKQLKYEFGRARFSSIFQSITADNGSEFSSLDDTLQQMTDIYFAHPYSSWERGTNERHNGLLRQFVPKGTPICHYSKQFIQLATEKVNLLPRKILDYRQPATLFLEEIQNLKIKTCW; translated from the coding sequence ATGGTGAAAATTAAGAATAACACAAAGACATCTAGTTATAAACATCTTTCCTTAAAGGAAAGGCAGCTTATTGAAGTTTGGCATAATATGGGAGACTCTAATAGAGAAATTGGTAGACGATTAGGCCGACACCATCAAACAATAAGTAATGAGCTTAAACGAGGAACGACCACGCAAATCAAAGAAAATAAGAAACCTAAACAACTCTATTTTGCTGATACGGGGCAAGCTAAATACATAGAAAACAGGAAACGCTGTGGTTCGAAATCTAAGCTAGTTAGTGCTGTTGATTTTATTAATTATGCTTGTAAACAAATGATAGACTTTAATTGGTCACCAGATGCAATTGTTGGCTTTATCAAGTCTTTAGGGACTTGGGATAAACCTATTGTTTCTACTAAGACACTTTATAACTATATTGATAAAGGTTTTTTACCAGTCAGAAATCATCATCTCAAGATGAAAGTTAGACTATCACCTAAAAAGAAAAGAAGTCGTCAGCATAAAAAAGCTCTTGGAAAGTCAATTGATGAACGACCTAGCAAAATTGATTCTAGACAAGAGTTTGGTCATTGGGAAATAGACAGTGTCATTGGTTCAAAATCTAAAGATGATAATGCTCTACTTACACTTGTTGAAAGAAAAACTCGCTACATGATTACTGTTGTTCTAGATGATCATACTGAAGAGTCTGTTAGTTACGCTATTAAACAGTTAAAATATGAGTTTGGAAGAGCCCGATTTAGTAGCATATTTCAATCGATTACTGCTGATAATGGCAGTGAATTTAGCTCACTTGATGATACTCTGCAACAAATGACTGATATCTACTTTGCTCACCCTTATTCATCTTGGGAACGAGGAACAAACGAAAGACATAATGGTTTATTACGGCAATTTGTTCCGAAAGGAACGCCTATCTGTCACTACTCAAAGCAGTTCATACAACTGGCTACTGAAAAAGTTAATCTTTTGCCGCGTAAAATTTTAGACTATAGACAACCAGCAACATTATTTTTAGAAGAAATTCAAAATCTAAAGATCAAAACATGTTGGTAA
- a CDS encoding ISL3 family transposase: MSHNHCIRLSLDLKDKNIYFDSIFCEEQLIKGIRSKIYKGILTYTPSACPCCGIKNEQFSIVKNGFISSRIKWSSVAHYPTYLLLKKQRFLCRHCDSSFLAESSEIEKHCFIAKRVKQSILIELSDAISFKDLAKRHFVSSTTINRILVSGGKDLSNQFLYLPQNLCFDEFTSVKNNSGKYSFIYSDSSTHQIIDILIDNKKLTLEKHFLKYSLKVRRQVKTIVVDMNAAYFKLAKRLFPNAEVIIDRFHLVQLISRSLNITRIKTMNRYRTSNVTDMKNYRKLKKYWKLFLKDSNELNYTDYRYQRLFKSILPETDVMDYLLSLNKELSETYKLYQELLYCSKNNDFDTFSDLLLLANEDISIPMKTSIRTLKKHLPRIENTFKYAYSNGCLEGSINKIKLIKRIAYGYRNFQNYKYRILLSFKDKQKSSKNHSVSAA, from the coding sequence ATGTCTCATAACCATTGTATTCGACTATCGCTAGATTTAAAAGATAAAAATATTTATTTCGATTCTATTTTTTGTGAGGAACAGCTTATTAAAGGGATAAGATCCAAGATTTATAAAGGTATTCTTACTTACACTCCTTCGGCTTGTCCTTGTTGTGGCATTAAAAATGAACAATTTTCTATTGTGAAAAATGGGTTTATTTCTTCTCGAATAAAGTGGTCAAGTGTGGCTCACTACCCAACCTATCTTTTATTAAAGAAACAGAGATTCCTTTGTCGTCATTGTGACTCCTCTTTTCTAGCTGAATCTTCAGAAATTGAGAAACATTGTTTTATCGCTAAAAGAGTGAAGCAATCAATTCTTATTGAGTTAAGTGATGCTATCTCGTTTAAAGATTTAGCTAAAAGACATTTTGTTTCATCAACAACGATTAATAGAATTTTAGTATCTGGTGGTAAAGACTTATCTAATCAATTTTTATATTTACCTCAAAACCTTTGTTTTGATGAATTTACTTCGGTTAAAAACAATAGTGGCAAGTACAGTTTTATTTACTCTGATTCCTCTACACACCAAATTATCGATATTCTCATTGATAATAAAAAGCTAACACTAGAGAAACACTTTCTTAAGTACTCTCTAAAGGTTCGTCGCCAAGTAAAAACAATTGTCGTTGATATGAATGCAGCCTATTTTAAATTAGCCAAAAGGCTATTTCCTAATGCTGAGGTGATTATTGATCGCTTTCACTTAGTTCAACTTATCAGTCGTTCTTTAAACATAACTAGAATTAAGACGATGAATCGTTATCGCACATCGAATGTAACTGACATGAAAAATTATCGAAAACTAAAAAAATATTGGAAACTCTTTTTAAAAGATTCTAATGAATTGAATTATACAGATTATCGTTATCAGCGTTTATTTAAGAGTATTTTACCTGAAACAGATGTCATGGATTATTTACTTAGCTTAAACAAAGAGTTATCAGAAACTTATAAACTTTATCAAGAACTATTATACTGTAGTAAAAACAATGATTTTGACACTTTTTCTGATCTATTATTATTAGCTAACGAAGATATCTCTATTCCAATGAAAACCTCGATTCGAACACTAAAGAAGCATTTACCAAGAATTGAAAACACCTTTAAATACGCTTATTCAAATGGTTGTTTAGAAGGTTCCATAAACAAAATTAAATTAATCAAACGAATAGCTTACGGCTATAGAAATTTTCAGAACTATAAATACAGAATTTTACTTAGTTTTAAAGACAAACAAAAAAGCAGCAAAAACCATTCGGTTTCTGCTGCCTAA
- a CDS encoding peptidylprolyl isomerase, which translates to MKHKKLKLTALALFSVVTLAGCGDSELVSMKGGKITEDQFFQELKENPQSSEILSSMIIKQITTKNYSKDVDEKEVDKQYKDYEDQYGGKKAFEEVLKQNGMDAKQFKDSLKEGLAFQAMLKAHTKISDEDIKETWATFHPKVETQIMVFPTKEDADKALKKVNDGEDFGKVAKEDSTDEATKADNGKVIFDSTMQTEPINVLVPQDVKEAAYKLEDGKVSDVIASQNMQTGMESFYIVKMVKNQQKGNDYKPFEKELKKIAEENKAQDPMFQQEVLGKELEDANVKIKDDQYKDILAPYLPQKEEKTDDSKKDDAKDDKKDDAKKDDSKKDDDKKDDKTDDSKKNDAKK; encoded by the coding sequence ATGAAACATAAAAAACTTAAATTAACAGCTCTAGCCTTGTTTAGTGTTGTAACATTAGCAGGTTGTGGGGATAGTGAGTTAGTATCAATGAAAGGTGGAAAAATTACAGAAGATCAATTTTTCCAAGAATTAAAAGAAAATCCTCAATCATCAGAAATTTTATCAAGCATGATTATTAAACAAATTACAACTAAAAACTATAGTAAAGATGTTGACGAAAAAGAAGTCGACAAACAATATAAAGATTATGAAGATCAATATGGTGGTAAAAAAGCCTTTGAAGAAGTTCTAAAACAAAATGGTATGGATGCTAAACAATTTAAAGATTCTTTAAAAGAAGGTCTAGCTTTCCAAGCTATGCTAAAAGCTCATACTAAAATTAGTGATGAGGACATCAAAGAAACTTGGGCAACATTCCATCCTAAAGTAGAAACACAAATTATGGTCTTCCCAACTAAGGAAGATGCTGATAAAGCTCTTAAAAAAGTAAATGATGGTGAAGATTTTGGTAAAGTTGCTAAAGAAGACTCAACAGATGAAGCTACTAAAGCTGATAATGGTAAAGTAATCTTCGACTCAACTATGCAAACTGAACCAATTAATGTGTTAGTTCCTCAAGATGTAAAAGAAGCTGCTTACAAACTAGAAGATGGTAAAGTATCTGATGTGATTGCTTCTCAAAACATGCAAACTGGTATGGAATCATTTTATATCGTCAAAATGGTTAAAAACCAACAAAAAGGCAATGATTACAAACCTTTCGAAAAAGAATTGAAAAAAATTGCTGAAGAAAACAAAGCACAAGACCCTATGTTCCAACAAGAAGTATTAGGTAAAGAATTAGAAGATGCTAATGTAAAAATCAAAGATGACCAATATAAAGATATTCTAGCACCATACTTACCACAAAAAGAAGAAAAAACTGATGACAGCAAAAAAGATGATGCTAAAGACGACAAAAAAGATGACGCTAAAAAAGACGATTCTAAAAAAGATGATGACAAAAAAGATGACAAAACTGACGACTCTAAAAAAAATGACGCTAAAAAATAG